From Rhodopseudomonas palustris:
CGAGATTCCGGGTTCACGCGCTTGCGCGCGTGCCCCGGAATGACGAGGGAGGAGCAACTAGCCGCCGGCGGGCGCGGCGACTTCGCCTTCGATCACGTCGCCGAACAGCTTCCAGTTCTCGCCTTCGAACTTCATCAGCTGCAATTGCTCGATCGGCGCGAAATCGGTCGCGCTGGTGTTGAGCTTGATGCCGGGAAGCAGCACGCCGAGCTGGACGTCCTTGAGGTTGGCCGCCTGCTTCATGACGTTGGCGCGGGTGAGGTCGTCGCCGCATTGCTTGATCAGCACCGCGACCGTCTCGGCGATGTTGTAGCCGGTGGTGAAGGAGCTGTCGGCGCGGCTGGCCTGCGGCGCGTATTTCGCCATGAACTCGTAATACGCCTTCATGCCGGGGTCGTTTTCCCACTGCTTGTCGGTGGCGTCCTTGGCGTAGGAGGCCGAGATGATGCCCTGGGCGTTTTCGAAGCCGGCGGGCTTCATCACGCTCCCGGTCGAGGCCGAGACGTTCGGCACGATCATCATCGGCTTCCACGCCAGTTCGGCGACCTTCTTGATGGTCTGCGCCGCGAATTTCGGCGTGGCGAAGATCACCAGCACGTCGGGCGCCTTGGCCTTGATGTTGACGATGTGGGAATCGACGGTCGGCTCGGTCAGCTCGTAGCTGTCCTCGATCACGACCTGCGAGGCCTTGTCGCCGAGGCCGTCCTTGAGGCCCTTGAGATAGTCCTTGCCGAAATCGTCGCCCTGATAAAGCACGGCGATCTTGGCGTCCGGCTTCTCCTTCAGGAGATACTTGGCGTAGATCCGGCCCTCGCTCTGGTAGCTCGGCAGCCAGCCCATCGTCCACGGGAAGTGCTTCGGATCGTTCCACTTGGTCGCGCCCGACGCCAGGAACAGATGCGGTGTCTTCTTGGCGTTGAGATATTTCTGGATCGCGGTGTTGGACGGCGTACCCAGCGGGCTGAACATGAACAGCACCTCGTCGCTCTCGACCAGCTTGCGGGTCTGCTCGACCGATTTCGGCGGCGAATAGGCGTCGTCATAGGAGATGTAGACGATCTTGCGGCCGTTGATGCCGCCCTTGTCGTTGATCATCTTGAAATAGGCTTCTTGCGCCTTGCCGACGCTGCCATAGGCCGACGCCGGGCCCGAGTAAGGCACGATGTTGCCGATCTTGACTTCGGTGTCGCTGGCGCCGGGGCCGTATTTCTTCTGCGCCATGGCCTGGCCGCTCGCGGCGGACAGCAGGGCGGCGGCCGCCAGGGTGGCGATCGAACGGGAGAGGGCCGACATCTGGATTCCTCGTTGGTTGTTGTTGGTCTTGCTGCAGGCGCTGCTCTGCAGTGCAGCAGTGCGGGAATGGGTTAGCCGGTTCGCGAGCGTTGCTCAACCCGCAGAGGTTGCGACGGTTACCGAAATTCTCGCCCGTTCCGTCGAATGGAAAGTGTCACCGGCGTGTTGCATACGTCCTGAGCAATTGAGCAGGATATGCGCGGCGGGCGCGACGGTGCAGTGGCGTTCACCTCTCCCCGCGAGCGCTGGGCGAGGGAGCGCGCCGTGCAGCTATGCCGCATGCGCCTTCTTCAGATGCGTTGCGACCAGCTTGATATCGTCGACGAAGCGGGCGTATTCGCGTTGCCTGGCGTCGGCGTCCGGGAGGCGGAGCAGGTAGGAGGGATGCACCGTCACCAGCACCGGTGGGCCGTCGTCGCGGTCGATCAGATGGCCGCGGTTCTTGTTGATCGGGGTGATCTTGCCGAGCACGCTCTGCGCCGCCGTGGCGCCCATCGCCACCACCAGCAGCGGTTTGATCGTCGCGAGTTCGCGCTCGTACCAAGGGCGGCAGGCCTTGATCTCCGACGTGCTCGGTTTCTGATGCAGCCGAATCTTGCCGCGCGGCACGAATTTGAAATGCTTCACCGCGTTGGTGACGTAGGTCTCGGCGCGATCGATCCCGGCTTCCGCCAGCGCGCGATCGAGCATCTGCCCGGCGGGGCCGACGAACGGGTGGCCGGCGAGGTCTTCCTTGTCGCCGGGCTGCTCGCCGACCAGCATTACCCGCGCACGCTGCGGGCCTTCGCCGAACACGGTCTGGGTGGCGTCTTTCCACAGATCGCAGGCGCGGCAGTCGCGCGCCTCGTCGCGCAAGGCTTCAAGCGTATCGCCGGTGTGCTCGGTTCGGATCATCGGCAGCTCCTGTCGCTGCGGTTTCTTCGGTGCGGTGGCTTCGGCCGCGACCATCGCGTGCGCCTTGCGTTCGGCGTGTTCGATCAGCGGCCTGATCAGCGCCGCTTCGGGCAGGTTGCGCCAGTATTTCTTCGGCATCTCGGCCCGCATCGCTTTGGTCTTCAGCCGCGCCGGATTGAAGATGCTGGCGTAGTAAGTCAGCCAGGTTTCCTCCAGCCGGTCCTCCGACGGCGCCATCGCTTTCGCCACGCCGGGCGTGATCGCGATCTTGTGGCCGTCCCAATGCGCGCAAGCGTCGGGCGTGAGAATCGACCATTCCATGTCGGCGAAACGACGGGCGAAGAACGGCGCGGCGGCCGCGACGATGTGATGCTCCGGCTCGAACCAGGCGACGTAGCGCGACTTCGGTTCGCGGCCTATCTCCCTGAAGCGGACGAAGGCGTGCATCTTGTGCTCGTCGCGCCGCACCGCTTTCGCCATCGTCTGCAGCCGCGCGACATCCGGATCGGTCGCCACCTGCATCAGCTCGGGATTGGCGCGCAGCCGCCACAGCAGTTGATACAAGTACGCGAAGCGCTGCGGATCGCGGTGCAGGATCGCGGTCTGCGCCAGTTCGACGAAGCGGGCGGGGACGTTGAAGGTGGGGAACGGGGAGGTCGGACTCTCGCGGTCGGGCGCAGCGGGCGTGGGCGCCGATGGCGCGAACTCGGCCGCATCGAACAGCTCCGGCTCGTCGCCGGCCACCGTCCACGTCACGTCCGCCGGCGCGACGTCCGCCAGCACCAGCTCCCGCGCCGCCTTGCGCCAGCCGTCGAAGTCGGTGTCGCTGTCGAGCCGGATGCGGTGCATGGTGGTGATGGCTTCGTCCCCTTGAATTGATTAGTTCGGCGATAGCCTCTCAACGCATCATGGCCGGGCTCGTCCCGGCCATCCACGTCTTCCTCGCGGGGCGCGCTCGAGAACGTGGATGCCCGGCACAAGGCCGGGCATGACGGAAGCTGTTATTTCGTTGCTGAACTCAAAACCCAAATCCCAGTTGCTGCGCCTTCGGTCGAAACCGTTCCACCAGCTGCGCGCCGTCGAGCAAATGCGGCGGCGGACGGTGGTCGGGGAGAACGATGAATGGCAACGCCTTGTTCCTTGGGATGTGCAGCTTTGCCAGGTCGGCGGCGCGGATCGCGCTGTGTCGGCGGGTGTCGATGATGCGGTCGACCGCCTTGCGGCCGAAGCCCGGCACCCGCAGCAGGTCTTCGCGGCTGGCGCGGTTGACGTCGAGCGGGAAGCGCTCGCGGTTGCGGAGCGCCCAAGCGAGCTTCGGATCCATCTCAAGCGACAGCATGCCGGCGGCGGGATCGATGATCTCCTGCGCATCGAAGCCGTAGAACCGCATCAGCCAATCGGCCTGATACAGCCGATGCTCGCGGATCAGCGGCGGCGCTGCCAGCGGCAGCGCGCGGCTGGAATCCGGGATCGGGCTGAACGCCGAGTAGTACACCCGCTTGAGATTGTAGGAACCGTAGAGATTGGCGCTGGTGTTCAGGATAGTCTGATCGGTCGCAGCATCCGCGCCGACGATCATCTGCGTGCTCTGGCCGGCCGGCGCGAAGCGCGGCGGCTTGGCACGACTGGGTGCCTTACGCGCCTCCACCTTGGCCTCGGTCGCTTCGTCGAGCTTCAGCCGCAGCCGGCCCATAGTACGGCGGATGGCGCGGACGTTCTTCTCCGGCGCCAGCGCCGCGAGGCTTGTCTCCTCCGGCACCTCGATGTTGATGCTGAGCCGGTCGGCATAGCG
This genomic window contains:
- a CDS encoding ABC transporter substrate-binding protein produces the protein MSALSRSIATLAAAALLSAASGQAMAQKKYGPGASDTEVKIGNIVPYSGPASAYGSVGKAQEAYFKMINDKGGINGRKIVYISYDDAYSPPKSVEQTRKLVESDEVLFMFSPLGTPSNTAIQKYLNAKKTPHLFLASGATKWNDPKHFPWTMGWLPSYQSEGRIYAKYLLKEKPDAKIAVLYQGDDFGKDYLKGLKDGLGDKASQVVIEDSYELTEPTVDSHIVNIKAKAPDVLVIFATPKFAAQTIKKVAELAWKPMMIVPNVSASTGSVMKPAGFENAQGIISASYAKDATDKQWENDPGMKAYYEFMAKYAPQASRADSSFTTGYNIAETVAVLIKQCGDDLTRANVMKQAANLKDVQLGVLLPGIKLNTSATDFAPIEQLQLMKFEGENWKLFGDVIEGEVAAPAGG
- a CDS encoding UdgX family uracil-DNA binding protein (This protein belongs to the uracil DNA glycosylase superfamily, members of which act in excision repair of DNA. However, it belongs more specifically to UdgX branch, whose founding member was found to bind uracil in DNA (where it does not belong), without cleaving it, appears to promote DNA repair by a pathway involving RecA, rather than base excision.) — encoded protein: MHRIRLDSDTDFDGWRKAARELVLADVAPADVTWTVAGDEPELFDAAEFAPSAPTPAAPDRESPTSPFPTFNVPARFVELAQTAILHRDPQRFAYLYQLLWRLRANPELMQVATDPDVARLQTMAKAVRRDEHKMHAFVRFREIGREPKSRYVAWFEPEHHIVAAAAPFFARRFADMEWSILTPDACAHWDGHKIAITPGVAKAMAPSEDRLEETWLTYYASIFNPARLKTKAMRAEMPKKYWRNLPEAALIRPLIEHAERKAHAMVAAEATAPKKPQRQELPMIRTEHTGDTLEALRDEARDCRACDLWKDATQTVFGEGPQRARVMLVGEQPGDKEDLAGHPFVGPAGQMLDRALAEAGIDRAETYVTNAVKHFKFVPRGKIRLHQKPSTSEIKACRPWYERELATIKPLLVVAMGATAAQSVLGKITPINKNRGHLIDRDDGPPVLVTVHPSYLLRLPDADARQREYARFVDDIKLVATHLKKAHAA
- a CDS encoding putative DNA modification/repair radical SAM protein produces the protein MDVQRKLAILADAAKYDASCASSGTEQRDSRDGRGLGSTAPGMGICHSYAPDGRCISLLKVLLTNACAYDCLYCVNRASSNVPRARFTVDEVVQLTLDFYRRNYIEGLFLSSGIIRSADYTMEQIVHVAQTLREQHHFRGYIHLKTIPEADDALIAKAGRYADRLSINIEVPEETSLAALAPEKNVRAIRRTMGRLRLKLDEATEAKVEARKAPSRAKPPRFAPAGQSTQMIVGADAATDQTILNTSANLYGSYNLKRVYYSAFSPIPDSSRALPLAAPPLIREHRLYQADWLMRFYGFDAQEIIDPAAGMLSLEMDPKLAWALRNRERFPLDVNRASREDLLRVPGFGRKAVDRIIDTRRHSAIRAADLAKLHIPRNKALPFIVLPDHRPPPHLLDGAQLVERFRPKAQQLGFGF